GGCGCGCGCGTAGCGGTCGAGGTCGACCTCGCGGTCGACGAGGGAACGGCCGTGGAGGATGTTGAAAGTCGCCAGACGCATCGAGGCGATTCTTCCCCCGCGGCTGCGAGGTCGCACGCGCTCGTGTAGACCGGCACCCATGTCTGATCAAGAACGCGAGGCCCTCCACGACGGCCTTCGCCTCACCGCGGTCGCCCTGTCCGACGCCGACATCCCCTTCGCCCTGTGCGGCAGCTACGCCGCGTGGGCGCGTGGTGCGCCGGAGCCCGACCACGACGCCGACTTCGTCATCCGCGAGGAGGACGTCGACCGCGCCCGGGCCGCCGTGGCGGCCGCGGGGTTGGACGTCAAGGAGCCGGCCGAGAACTGGCTGTTCAAGGCCTACCACCACGGCGCCCTCGTCGATGTCCTCTTCCGGATCACCGGGGAGCCGGTGGACCCGGCGCTGTTCGAGCGGGCCGACGTGCTCGAGGTGCTCGCCGTCCGGATGCCGGTGCTCAGCGCGAGCGACCTGCTCTCCTCCAAGCTCCGCGTCCTCGGGGAGCACTACTGCGACTTCTCCCGCCTGCTGCCCATCGCGCGCGCCCTGCGTGAGCAGATCGACTGGGACCGGGTCACTGACGCCGTCGACGACAGCCCCTACGCGCGGGCGTTCCTCAGCCTCGTGCGCGACCTGGGGGTCGCGCCGGCGAGCCGAGCGGCGGGGGTCGCGCCGGCGAGCCGAGCGGCGGGGGTCGCGCCGGCGAGCCGAGCTGCGGCGAGCTGAGCTGCGGCGTGCCGAGCGGTGGGGCCGCCCGGCCATCGGGCAGGACGGCCCCACCACGCCCCGCGGCTAGGCTTTCGGGGTGCCCGGCGAGTGCCCGGGCGACGATCCCGCGGGGACGGCCGGACCGCCGTCGGGCACTGCGGAACGGACGAAGGGCAAGGCGTTGGTCGACACGCAGTACTACATCCGGTTCGAGCGCGCGACGGACGCCGTCACCACGCCCCGCGGCCTGCGGGCCGCGCTGCACGGTGAGGCGCTCGAGGTCGACGTGGTGCGCGACGACGTCGTCCGGATCCGGATCAGCCGCGGCGGGACGTTCGACGAGTCGCCGACCTTCGCCCTGTGCGTCGACCCCCTGTCCCAGGACGTCGAGCACACCGTCGAGATCGACGACGACGTCGCCCGGGTGCGCACGTCAGCTCTCGTCGTCTCGGTGTGGCTCGACCCGTTCCGGATCGACGTGCACCGCACCGACGGCAGCGCCGTCGTCGAGAGCGTCGTCGACGACGAGGGCCGCTCCTGGGCCTACGCCGTCCTCAACGACGCCTTCCACGTGCGGCGGCGCGCCCGCCGCGAGGACGCGGTCTTCGGCCTGGGGGAGAAGGCGGGCCGGCACAACCGCAAGGGCCGCAGCTTCACCCTGTGGAACACCGACGTCCTCGACCCGCAGGCGTCGGGGGAGTTCGCCGCGACGGACGCCGACGACCCCCGCTCGGACAACACGAGCGTGGAGTTCGACCCGTACTACATGTCGATCCCGTTCTTCTACCACCAGGCCGCCCGCACCGGGGCGATGGCGGCGTCGTTCGTCGACAACGGCTACCGCGCGGGTTACGACTTCTCCGAGGGCACCGAGTACTCGATGACCTTCGAGGGTGGGCAGTACTGCGAGTACGTCTTCGCGGGCCCGGACATGCCCGACATCCTCGAGGCGTACACGTGGCTCACCGGCCGCGCGGCCCCGCCGCCGCTGTGGGCGCTCGGCTTCCACCAGTGCCGCTGGTTCGACTACAGCCAGGACGACCTCGAGGCGCTCGCGGCCCGGCTCCGGGAGCGCGGCATCCCGTGCGACGTGCTGTGGCTCGACATCGACCACATGGACGGCTACCGGGTCTTCACCTGGAACACCGACCAGTTCCCCGACGCGCCCGGCATGCTCGAGCACCTGCGCGAGCAGGGCTTCGGTGTCATCACCATCGTCGACCCCGGCGTCAAGCACGAGCCCGGCTACGCGGTGTTCGACCAGGCGGTCGAGCGCGACGTCCTGTGCCGCACGGAGAGCGGGAGCGTCTACGTCGGCCAGGTATGGCCGGGCATCACGGCATTTCCCGACTTCGTCGAGCCGGAGGCGCGGGCGTGGTGGGGCGAGCTCAACGCCGACCACGTGCGCTCCGGCCTCGCGGGCATCTGGAACGACATGAACGAGCCCGCCACCGGCGCCATCCCGGCCGAGGCGATGCGCTTCGGGCGGGGCCAGTTCCCCCACGAGCGCTACCACAACCAGTACGCGCTGCTCATGGCCATGGGGACCACCGAGGGGCTGCTGGAGGCGATGCCGGACAAGCGCACCTTCGTGCTGAGCCGCGCCGGCTCCCCGGGGATCCAGCGCTACGCCGCGAACTGGATGGGCGACAACATGTCGCGCTGGGAGCACCTGTGGATGAGCATTCCCATGGGCGCCGGCCTGGGCATCTCCGGCCAGCCCTTCGCGGGTGCCGACGTCGGCGGCTTCGGTGAGGACTCCAGCGCCGAGCTCCTCGCGCGCTGGACGCAGTACGGCGCGCTCACCCCGTTCTTCCGCAACCACGCCATGGCCGGGACGGTCGACCAGTACGCGTGGTCGTTCGGCGAGGCGGTGGAGGACCTCGTGCGCGACGCCATCGCGCTGCGCTACCGGCTCATGCCGTACCTCTACGCCGCGTTCCTGCGGGCCTCGGAGACCGGCGCGCCCGTCCAGCGCCCGCTGGTCTACGACTTCCAGTACGACGCCGCGGTCCGCGACATCGACGACCAGTACCTGTTCGGCCCCGACCTGCTCGTCGCGCCGGTGGTCGCCGCCGGCACCACCGCGCGGCAGGTCTACCTGCCCGAGGGCACCTGGTACGACTGGCACACGGGGGAGCGGCTGGCCGGGCCGCGGTTCGTCACCGCCGCCACGCCGATGGACCGCATCCCCCTGTTCGCCCGTGGCGGCGCCGTCGTGCCGATGTGGTCCGAGGCCCCGCCGACGACGGCGGGCTACCGGCCCGACGTCGTCGAGCTCCACCTCTTCGTCCCCGGCGCGGACGGCACCCGCACCTCGTTCCTCCAGGAGGACGACGGCCTCACCTTCGCCGCGGCCGACGGCGCCCGCTACCGCACCGAGCTGGAGGTCACCCGCGCCGGGGGCCGGGTGCGGCTGGACGCCCGCGTCGACGGCGACGGGTTCGCCGAGTTCGCCCGGGAGGCGTTCCGCGTCGTGCTCCACGGGGCCGCGCCGGCGAGCGTGCTGGTCGACGGCGTCGAGACCCAGGTGCGCGACGGGCGCGTCGTGGTGCCCAACGCGGGGACGCCGTTCACGCTCGAGCTCGAGGTCTGAGCCCGGGGGCTGGCCGGCGCCCGGTTCCGGCGTCCGGCGCGACATTTGTCGCGGAATGGTCAACGGGGGCTCCGCCGGCGCAATAGGTTGCAGGGGCGCGCGACGTCGTCGCGCGTCGGCTGGGAGCCGGGGACCCCCGCGTAACGGTGCCCCTGGTGACCGGCGTCCCTCCCACCCAAAGGATTCGTTCGTGGACACGGTTCTCCTTCTCGGAGCACTCCCGGTCGTCATCGCCGCCGTCATCGTCGCGCTCATCCTGTTCATCGCGATTCGGCGCTCCATCCGCACCGTCGACCTCAACGAGGCCCTCGTCATCGTGGGCCGCGGCGACGCCAAGGGCGGCGGCCCCACCGGCAGCCTCGACGCGCTCCCCGTCGACGGCCAGGTCCTCGAGACCAAGGGACCGCGGGTCGTCATCGGTGGCCGCACCTTCGTCAAGCCGTTCTTCGAGTCGGTCACGAAGATCTCCCTCGAGCAGCGTCAGATCGCCCTCACCGTCGAGGGCGTGGACGCCAACTTCATCGGCGTCGCGGTCCGGGCGTCGGTGTCCTTCAAGGTCCGCGGCGACGCCGACGGCGTGCTCCGGGCGGCCCAGCGGTTCACGTCCCAGCAGGCCAAGCTCGAGCAGCCGCTCCAGCAGGCCCTCGAGGGGGCGCTGCGGCCAGTGCTGGCGTCCATGCCGGTCGAGGACATCATCAAGAAGCGGGACGAGCTCCAGCGCGAGGTGTTCCACTCCATCCGGCCGGACCTGCACCAGCAGGGCTTCCACATCGACCTCGTCAACCTCGCCGACATCTCCACGCCCGGCTCGGACTACCTCACCAACCTCGGTCGCGCGCAGGCGGCCGAGGCACGCCAGGTCGCCGAGGTCCGCGAGGCACAGGCGCTCCTCGTGTCGGAGAGCGCGCAGATCGAGACCCGCGAGAGGGTCGCCGAGCGCCAGCGCGACCTCGCGCTCAAGCAGGCGGGCATCAAGGCCGAGACGGACCGGGCATCCGCGGAGGCGGAGGCCGCCGGGCAGCTGGCCCGCGCCGAGCAGGAGCGCATCGTCGCCGCGAAGGAGCGCGCCGCGCTGGAGGAGCAGTCGAAGGTGACCGAGCAGCAGCTCGACATCGACGTGCGCAAGCCCGCGGAAGCGGCCGCGTACGCCGCGGCGAAGGCGGCCGAGGGTGAGCGTGACGCTCGCAAGGCCGCTGCCGAGGCCGACGCGTACAAGCGCACCACGCTCTCCGCGGCCGAGCTCGCCGCCCAGCGCAACGAGGCGGAGGCCATCAGTGCCCTCGGCCACGCGCGCGCGGAGGCCGCGAGGGCCGAGGGCATCGCCACGGCCGAGGCGACCAAGGCGCAGGCCGACGCCCTGGCCCAGCAGGGCCGCGCCGTCATCCTCCAGCAGCTCGTGAACCAGCTCCCGGAGGTCATGCGCGCCGCCGCCGAGCCCGTGGGCAAGATCGACAGCCTCACCGTCGTCGGCACCGACGGCGCCGGTTCCGTCTCCAAGATCGCCGGCAACGTCCTCGGTGAGGGCGCGGCCACCATCAAGGCCCTCACCGGCATCGACCTGGGCGCGGTGCTGTCCGGCCTGGCCGACGGCGGCGTCACCGCGAATGCGACCGGGGTCGCCGCCGGTGACGGGGGACGATCACTCGGAACTGACGCTGCGGCGTCGGGCGCGGCGGCGGACGGCGCGAGCCTCACGCGGAACTGACGCTCCGGCGTCGGGCACGGCGGGCCGGCACCTCCATCGTGGGGTGCCGGCTCGCTGTGCGTGCTGGCGTGCGTGAGTGCCGGAGCCTGTGCGTGCCGGCGCGGGCATGGGTGCCGGACGCAGGTGGCGCCAATCCCCATGCCGGGGGCGGCCGCCGCGCCGACCACCCCCTTCGTGCGTCAGGCGGTGCCGCGCGCCTGGGCGTTGGCGAGGGCGTCGACGATCTCGTTGAACTCGTCGCCCGAGTGTCCGCGGACCCACTCGAACTCGGTGCGGCCGCGGCGGCCCTCGAGGAGGGCGTCGAGGCGCTGGACGAGGGCGAGGTTCTCCGGCGTCTTGCCGTCCCCCTTCTTCCACCCGCGGCGCTTCCACCCGGGCAGCCACTTCGTCGCCATGTCGATGACGTACTTGGAGTCGGCGCGGATGAGGACGTCGCCGTCGGGGCCGACGTGGTCGAGGGCCTCGATGACGGCGGTGATCTCGCCGATGTTGTTGGTGCCGTGGTCGAAGCGGCCGGCGCCGGTCTCGCGGGTGCGCTGGTCGACCCACGCCCAGCCGGTAGGGCCGGGGTTGCGGATGGCGGAGCCGTCGGTGGCGATGACCCGGTCGAAGGTGCTGTAGTCGGCCGCCGGGGGAGCGGCGGGCATCTCACCGCCCTGGAGGAGGCCGAGGACGTCCTCGGTGCGCCAGAGGAAGAACG
The sequence above is a segment of the Georgenia faecalis genome. Coding sequences within it:
- a CDS encoding nucleotidyltransferase family protein codes for the protein MSDQEREALHDGLRLTAVALSDADIPFALCGSYAAWARGAPEPDHDADFVIREEDVDRARAAVAAAGLDVKEPAENWLFKAYHHGALVDVLFRITGEPVDPALFERADVLEVLAVRMPVLSASDLLSSKLRVLGEHYCDFSRLLPIARALREQIDWDRVTDAVDDSPYARAFLSLVRDLGVAPASRAAGVAPASRAAGVAPASRAAAS
- a CDS encoding ribonuclease H family protein, producing the protein MAAWSTQTALGKQLGLSAIQVGTQLTALGLKDGPAATPDALTRGLAKESQTRAGDTFFLWRTEDVLGLLQGGEMPAAPPAADYSTFDRVIATDGSAIRNPGPTGWAWVDQRTRETGAGRFDHGTNNIGEITAVIEALDHVGPDGDVLIRADSKYVIDMATKWLPGWKRRGWKKGDGKTPENLALVQRLDALLEGRRGRTEFEWVRGHSGDEFNEIVDALANAQARGTA
- a CDS encoding TIM-barrel domain-containing protein is translated as MPGECPGDDPAGTAGPPSGTAERTKGKALVDTQYYIRFERATDAVTTPRGLRAALHGEALEVDVVRDDVVRIRISRGGTFDESPTFALCVDPLSQDVEHTVEIDDDVARVRTSALVVSVWLDPFRIDVHRTDGSAVVESVVDDEGRSWAYAVLNDAFHVRRRARREDAVFGLGEKAGRHNRKGRSFTLWNTDVLDPQASGEFAATDADDPRSDNTSVEFDPYYMSIPFFYHQAARTGAMAASFVDNGYRAGYDFSEGTEYSMTFEGGQYCEYVFAGPDMPDILEAYTWLTGRAAPPPLWALGFHQCRWFDYSQDDLEALAARLRERGIPCDVLWLDIDHMDGYRVFTWNTDQFPDAPGMLEHLREQGFGVITIVDPGVKHEPGYAVFDQAVERDVLCRTESGSVYVGQVWPGITAFPDFVEPEARAWWGELNADHVRSGLAGIWNDMNEPATGAIPAEAMRFGRGQFPHERYHNQYALLMAMGTTEGLLEAMPDKRTFVLSRAGSPGIQRYAANWMGDNMSRWEHLWMSIPMGAGLGISGQPFAGADVGGFGEDSSAELLARWTQYGALTPFFRNHAMAGTVDQYAWSFGEAVEDLVRDAIALRYRLMPYLYAAFLRASETGAPVQRPLVYDFQYDAAVRDIDDQYLFGPDLLVAPVVAAGTTARQVYLPEGTWYDWHTGERLAGPRFVTAATPMDRIPLFARGGAVVPMWSEAPPTTAGYRPDVVELHLFVPGADGTRTSFLQEDDGLTFAAADGARYRTELEVTRAGGRVRLDARVDGDGFAEFAREAFRVVLHGAAPASVLVDGVETQVRDGRVVVPNAGTPFTLELEV
- a CDS encoding flotillin family protein; this translates as MDTVLLLGALPVVIAAVIVALILFIAIRRSIRTVDLNEALVIVGRGDAKGGGPTGSLDALPVDGQVLETKGPRVVIGGRTFVKPFFESVTKISLEQRQIALTVEGVDANFIGVAVRASVSFKVRGDADGVLRAAQRFTSQQAKLEQPLQQALEGALRPVLASMPVEDIIKKRDELQREVFHSIRPDLHQQGFHIDLVNLADISTPGSDYLTNLGRAQAAEARQVAEVREAQALLVSESAQIETRERVAERQRDLALKQAGIKAETDRASAEAEAAGQLARAEQERIVAAKERAALEEQSKVTEQQLDIDVRKPAEAAAYAAAKAAEGERDARKAAAEADAYKRTTLSAAELAAQRNEAEAISALGHARAEAARAEGIATAEATKAQADALAQQGRAVILQQLVNQLPEVMRAAAEPVGKIDSLTVVGTDGAGSVSKIAGNVLGEGAATIKALTGIDLGAVLSGLADGGVTANATGVAAGDGGRSLGTDAAASGAAADGASLTRN